A genomic stretch from Bifidobacterium sp. ESL0769 includes:
- a CDS encoding histidine phosphatase family protein, with translation MSSTGEQTTLHFVRHGKVENPGHLLYERLPGFHLSALGLRMAQASGRYIAADTQMNQAVALYSSPLDRTRETAQAILAALNPVRVTRGEAELSIETDPRLIEAGNEFRGLRIGYGKAALWRPRSLKLLRNLWRPSWGESYRHIAARVGDFAQETVRNHPGAQVIIVSHESPIWSYRHMLETGHPEHNMLLRHTALASITSITYDSKTGKMLHITYVDPAKDVR, from the coding sequence ATGTCGTCAACCGGAGAGCAGACCACGTTGCATTTCGTCCGTCATGGCAAGGTCGAGAATCCCGGCCATCTGCTGTACGAGCGCCTTCCTGGCTTCCACCTTTCCGCGTTGGGATTGCGCATGGCCCAGGCCAGCGGGCGTTATATCGCTGCCGACACGCAGATGAACCAGGCGGTGGCGCTGTATTCCTCACCGTTGGACCGCACGCGTGAAACGGCGCAGGCGATTCTGGCCGCGCTGAACCCAGTGCGTGTAACCCGGGGGGAAGCGGAACTCTCCATCGAAACCGACCCGCGGCTTATCGAGGCGGGCAACGAATTCCGTGGTTTGCGCATCGGCTACGGCAAAGCGGCACTGTGGCGGCCGCGAAGTCTTAAACTGCTCCGTAATCTTTGGCGACCGAGCTGGGGGGAAAGCTACCGGCATATCGCCGCGAGGGTCGGCGACTTCGCGCAGGAAACGGTACGCAATCATCCCGGCGCGCAGGTCATCATCGTCAGCCACGAATCGCCGATCTGGAGCTATCGGCATATGCTGGAAACTGGTCATCCCGAACATAACATGCTGCTGCGGCATACCGCGCTCGCGTCGATCACCTCGATTACCTACGACAGCAAAACCGGCAAGATGCTGCATATCACCTACGTCGACCCGGCTAAAGACGTGAGGTAG
- a CDS encoding MFS transporter, with product MRFIPVSGLKDASHRLFGGYAELLRMPHTARFAVGSVIACMPFPMVGMTITISVQHYYGNYTLAGALSAVQAIALAIMSPVLGKLVDKFGQRQVSIPTIVVWIVAATALVSCITARVPSWILFVIVPFMSAIPPWGAMSRSRWANLLRGDRVRTDRALSLSGVFDEAMWVIGNPLASTLAVISGVLAFSVTGMCVIVGALMFLTELSTEPPSQTELARKAGISRKEYRQREALKAAKLRGQAEAAEEKAGLLKSGQSIWGPGLIAMCVTWFGLGAFQSAASISIISFATEQSMKQYTGFVFACFSFSSMIGAIFYGAKNWTIPLWKRFYFCLIVVDLGTATFMFAHNIWTIMIVYLLIGVCQAPTWINGNQLMLHLVPPTRFTEGMAWTSAMNSIGGSAGSAIAGVFIDRMGSHGGFLVVAALAITSLALSFLGFKQIKQSTETPMLTQVTV from the coding sequence ATGCGCTTTATACCTGTCTCCGGCCTCAAGGACGCCTCCCACCGCCTCTTCGGTGGCTATGCCGAACTCTTGCGTATGCCGCACACCGCGCGCTTCGCCGTCGGCTCGGTCATCGCGTGCATGCCCTTTCCGATGGTCGGCATGACCATCACCATTTCGGTGCAGCATTATTACGGCAACTACACGCTCGCCGGCGCGCTGAGTGCGGTGCAGGCCATCGCGTTGGCGATCATGAGTCCGGTGCTCGGCAAGCTGGTCGACAAGTTCGGGCAACGACAGGTTTCCATTCCCACCATCGTCGTGTGGATTGTGGCGGCCACGGCATTGGTTTCATGTATTACAGCACGCGTTCCTTCGTGGATTCTATTTGTCATTGTGCCGTTCATGTCGGCGATACCGCCGTGGGGCGCGATGTCACGCAGCCGCTGGGCGAATCTGCTGCGCGGCGACCGCGTACGCACCGACCGGGCGCTTTCGCTTTCCGGCGTCTTCGACGAGGCGATGTGGGTCATCGGCAACCCGCTGGCCTCGACCTTGGCTGTGATTTCCGGGGTGCTCGCATTTTCCGTGACCGGTATGTGCGTTATCGTCGGCGCACTGATGTTCCTGACCGAACTTTCCACCGAGCCTCCGTCACAGACCGAACTTGCCCGCAAAGCCGGCATCTCCCGCAAGGAATACCGGCAACGCGAGGCTCTGAAAGCCGCCAAGTTGCGCGGGCAGGCCGAAGCCGCGGAAGAGAAAGCGGGCTTGCTCAAATCCGGCCAATCCATCTGGGGGCCTGGTCTCATTGCCATGTGCGTCACCTGGTTCGGCCTCGGCGCCTTCCAGTCGGCCGCGTCGATTTCGATCATCTCGTTCGCCACCGAACAGAGCATGAAGCAGTACACGGGCTTCGTCTTCGCGTGCTTCTCGTTCTCTTCGATGATCGGCGCAATCTTCTATGGCGCAAAAAACTGGACCATTCCGCTGTGGAAACGCTTCTATTTCTGCCTGATCGTCGTCGACCTCGGTACAGCCACGTTCATGTTCGCCCACAATATCTGGACGATTATGATCGTTTACCTGCTGATCGGCGTCTGCCAGGCCCCGACGTGGATCAACGGCAACCAGCTGATGCTGCACCTCGTACCGCCGACCCGCTTCACCGAAGGCATGGCGTGGACCAGCGCGATGAACTCGATCGGCGGTTCCGCAGGCTCGGCCATCGCCGGTGTCTTCATCGATCGAATGGGTTCCCACGGCGGTTTCCTTGTGGTAGCCGCGCTCGCGATTACCTCGCTGGCCCTATCGTTCCTTGGTTTCAAACAGATCAAGCAGAGTACCGAAACCCCGATGCTTACTCAGGTTACGGTTTAA
- a CDS encoding GtrA family protein: protein MKKLIEQLVKFGLVGVVAFVIDEGIMNILIFMHVNNVVASTISFLISLVFNYWASMKYVFKHRDDMARWMEALIFLVSSVIGLFINEWIIWMSTLGMAANAAVTQHGMYILRTNIGKIVATVVVAIWNFIIRKWLLDDRSGQNGKAGSQTESANAQFGTSDNANAPAVASDGTASATPTSAAKPKRKTFAQKLGEWSIAHTPKGWQ, encoded by the coding sequence GTGAAAAAGCTTATTGAACAACTGGTGAAATTCGGCCTGGTCGGCGTCGTCGCTTTCGTTATCGACGAAGGCATCATGAACATCCTGATTTTCATGCATGTCAACAACGTGGTGGCGAGCACCATTTCGTTCCTGATTTCGCTGGTGTTCAACTACTGGGCGAGCATGAAGTACGTCTTCAAGCACCGCGATGATATGGCCCGCTGGATGGAAGCGCTGATTTTCTTGGTTTCTTCGGTCATCGGCCTGTTCATCAACGAGTGGATCATCTGGATGAGCACACTTGGCATGGCCGCCAACGCAGCCGTCACGCAACATGGCATGTATATTCTGCGCACCAACATCGGCAAGATCGTCGCCACCGTGGTGGTCGCCATCTGGAATTTCATTATCCGAAAGTGGCTGCTCGACGACCGTTCGGGACAAAACGGCAAAGCCGGTAGCCAAACCGAATCCGCAAATGCGCAATTCGGTACGTCCGATAATGCGAATGCTCCGGCAGTCGCTTCTGACGGCACTGCCAGCGCAACTCCGACTTCCGCAGCCAAGCCCAAGCGCAAAACGTTCGCTCAAAAGCTTGGCGAGTGGTCTATTGCTCATACCCCGAAAGGTTGGCAGTAA
- the mvaD gene encoding diphosphomevalonate decarboxylase: MKQARSEKKATAVANANIALIKYWGKADEHLIIPRASSLSLTLDGLSTRTTVEFGEPDTASLALSDSSFGSSEFSVATSNKASALQNGPMATEDLSFCDSLTIDGKAQQGPALTRVSKFLDIVRDKASIASPARVTSTNTVPFGAGLASSASAFAALAAAASKAAGLELSSRNLSRLARRGSGSACRSVFGGLVKWNAGHDDESSYAEPVDSGDMDLAIIVVLISGEKKPISSREAMRRTIATSPLYGAWIDSCGKDLDDALASIREGDVQRLGEITEANALGMHAAMMASRPAIFYWLPQTVAALSAVAEIRETGLGAWSTMDAGPNVKVLTDGRDAERVADELRNRLPGCEIAIHRPGAGVRFEDSMR; the protein is encoded by the coding sequence ATGAAGCAAGCGAGGTCTGAGAAGAAGGCCACCGCCGTCGCGAACGCCAATATTGCGCTGATTAAGTATTGGGGCAAAGCGGACGAGCATTTGATTATTCCGCGTGCCTCGAGCCTTTCCTTGACTCTAGATGGTCTTTCCACGCGCACTACGGTCGAATTCGGTGAGCCGGATACGGCGTCGCTTGCTTTGTCTGATTCCTCTTTCGGAAGCTCTGAGTTTTCGGTTGCGACGTCCAATAAGGCATCGGCCTTGCAGAATGGTCCGATGGCTACCGAGGATTTATCGTTTTGTGATTCCCTGACCATCGACGGTAAGGCGCAACAAGGTCCGGCGTTGACCCGCGTCTCGAAGTTCCTTGATATTGTGCGCGACAAAGCGTCTATCGCATCTCCTGCACGCGTGACTTCCACAAATACCGTACCGTTCGGAGCAGGCTTGGCCAGTTCTGCATCGGCATTTGCGGCGCTCGCGGCTGCTGCATCCAAGGCTGCTGGACTTGAGCTGAGCTCGCGCAACCTGTCGCGTTTGGCCCGCCGCGGTTCGGGTTCCGCTTGCCGGTCGGTGTTCGGCGGATTGGTGAAATGGAACGCCGGGCACGACGACGAGAGTTCGTACGCTGAGCCGGTCGATTCCGGCGACATGGATTTGGCCATTATTGTTGTGCTGATTTCCGGCGAGAAAAAGCCGATTTCCAGTCGTGAGGCCATGCGTCGCACCATTGCCACTTCGCCGCTTTATGGTGCTTGGATTGATTCCTGCGGCAAGGATCTGGACGATGCGCTCGCGTCGATTCGTGAAGGTGACGTGCAACGTTTGGGCGAAATCACTGAGGCCAACGCGCTCGGCATGCACGCGGCCATGATGGCTTCACGTCCCGCCATCTTCTACTGGTTGCCGCAAACCGTTGCCGCGCTGAGCGCCGTGGCGGAAATCCGCGAGACCGGTTTGGGCGCGTGGTCGACGATGGACGCCGGTCCGAATGTCAAAGTGCTGACCGACGGCCGCGATGCCGAGCGCGTTGCCGATGAACTGCGCAACCGCTTGCCGGGCTGTGAGATTGCGATCCATCGTCCGGGCGCTGGCGTGCGTTTCGAAGATTCCATGCGATGA
- the mvk gene encoding mevalonate kinase → MVHMGYGETWAKVILMGEHSVVYGYPAVAAPLLSLKMRAWVTPVEPVRASHTVISDFRHSEDSSQASLGTLKALNYQGSLSEAGSRFGGLERAVKVATEFAGYPGLAFDVVTDSSFPAGRGMGSSAASAGAVIRAILDACDVAASEEQILKLTNEAEVITHGNPSGLDAATTCSRDLVAFESGDIEKMRVDMPAYLVIADSGIAGSTREAVGNVHKEDEQDHAHVKSIMDELGELARASETDLELGTVAMLGERMNRAHGLLDELNVSHPLVNHLVTAARAAGAKGAKMTGGGLGGCLIALAADEQTAQNVRRTLLREGAREVWIHPLFEQVSNKQSLDTGEAKNHYDSRSFVAA, encoded by the coding sequence ATGGTACACATGGGATATGGCGAGACCTGGGCGAAGGTCATTCTCATGGGTGAACATTCCGTGGTTTACGGGTATCCTGCCGTCGCCGCGCCGCTGCTTTCGTTGAAAATGCGGGCTTGGGTCACGCCGGTCGAGCCGGTGCGTGCATCGCATACCGTTATCAGCGATTTCCGCCATTCTGAGGATTCTTCTCAAGCATCTCTTGGCACCCTCAAGGCCTTAAATTATCAAGGCTCGCTTTCCGAAGCTGGAAGCCGTTTCGGCGGGCTCGAACGTGCGGTCAAGGTCGCCACGGAATTCGCCGGTTATCCGGGCCTCGCCTTCGACGTCGTTACAGACAGCTCGTTCCCGGCGGGTCGTGGCATGGGTTCGTCGGCGGCCAGCGCAGGTGCGGTGATCCGTGCGATTCTCGACGCCTGTGATGTCGCGGCGAGCGAAGAACAAATTCTGAAACTTACCAACGAGGCCGAAGTCATCACGCACGGCAATCCGTCCGGTCTTGACGCGGCTACGACGTGTTCGCGCGATTTGGTCGCGTTCGAATCCGGCGATATCGAGAAAATGCGCGTCGATATGCCGGCTTACTTGGTCATCGCGGATTCCGGTATTGCCGGCAGCACGCGCGAGGCAGTCGGCAACGTCCACAAAGAGGACGAGCAGGATCACGCGCACGTCAAGTCCATCATGGATGAGCTGGGCGAACTGGCCCGCGCCTCCGAAACCGACCTCGAGCTGGGCACGGTGGCAATGCTTGGCGAGCGCATGAATCGTGCGCACGGATTGCTCGATGAACTCAACGTCAGCCATCCTTTGGTCAATCACCTGGTCACGGCGGCGCGCGCAGCTGGCGCGAAGGGTGCGAAAATGACCGGCGGCGGTTTGGGTGGTTGTCTGATTGCATTGGCTGCTGACGAGCAAACCGCGCAAAATGTCAGGCGCACATTGCTACGCGAAGGCGCTCGCGAGGTCTGGATTCACCCGTTGTTTGAACAAGTCTCGAATAAACAGTCCCTTGATACTGGTGAAGCCAAGAATCATTACGATAGCAGGTCTTTCGTAGCTGCGTGA
- a CDS encoding glycosyltransferase, which produces MTNTAEPLVSIIVPVYNAADYLHYCVDSILGQSYRNLEIILIDDGSTDGSAELCDKYASADQRVKVIHQANGGIGKAQNAGLDAASGEYIAFSDNDDILDRRNIELLLHALVSTGADMSKARWRQFGVSQLDEVAADAQKGAATPDKTTVFSHPLHAYQTVFCKSLRLLGTALSRATETKYFNEANWCRLYRRELWGGIRFPEGVYAQDTAISCMLYARMGKVADIDVNLYNWLQRPDSVTHNMRSASFYHDHVAASLKNMDICREDDVLPARSYYTLVSNNKYEQQAAKLESAEDGTGNTNGINTSSAPATENKISQTLDTAQSDNEQTKKVLQQLSTFQRLECAMLRIIRLAEKFVYDREIKNMK; this is translated from the coding sequence ATGACCAACACCGCAGAACCGCTCGTTTCCATCATCGTGCCTGTGTACAACGCGGCCGATTACCTGCATTATTGTGTGGATTCGATTTTGGGACAAAGCTACCGCAACCTTGAAATCATCCTCATCGACGATGGGTCGACGGATGGATCGGCGGAACTGTGCGACAAATACGCGAGCGCCGATCAACGGGTCAAAGTGATTCACCAGGCCAACGGCGGTATCGGCAAAGCGCAGAACGCCGGGCTTGACGCGGCGAGCGGCGAGTATATCGCGTTCTCCGATAACGACGATATCCTCGACCGGCGCAACATCGAGCTGCTGCTGCACGCGCTCGTCTCCACTGGCGCCGACATGAGCAAAGCGCGTTGGCGCCAGTTCGGGGTTTCGCAGCTTGACGAGGTCGCCGCCGACGCACAAAAAGGCGCGGCCACCCCCGACAAGACCACTGTTTTCTCGCATCCGCTCCACGCCTACCAAACCGTATTCTGCAAATCGCTACGGCTTCTGGGCACGGCACTCAGTCGCGCAACCGAAACGAAATACTTCAACGAAGCCAATTGGTGCCGTCTCTACCGTCGAGAACTTTGGGGTGGCATCCGCTTCCCCGAAGGCGTCTACGCACAGGACACCGCCATTTCCTGTATGCTTTACGCGCGAATGGGCAAAGTGGCCGACATCGATGTCAACCTCTACAACTGGCTGCAGCGCCCGGATTCGGTGACCCACAATATGCGCAGTGCCTCGTTCTACCACGACCACGTCGCCGCGTCGCTCAAGAACATGGATATCTGCCGCGAAGACGACGTGCTTCCCGCTCGCAGCTATTACACCTTAGTAAGTAATAATAAATATGAGCAGCAAGCAGCAAAGTTGGAATCAGCAGAAGACGGCACCGGCAATACCAATGGAATCAATACCTCAAGCGCCCCAGCGACAGAAAACAAAATCTCACAGACACTCGATACTGCGCAAAGCGACAACGAACAGACCAAAAAAGTTCTGCAACAGCTGAGCACCTTCCAACGTTTGGAGTGTGCAATGCTCCGCATCATCCGCCTGGCCGAAAAATTCGTCTACGACCGCGAAATCAAGAACATGAAGTAA
- a CDS encoding glycosyltransferase family 2 protein encodes MRIAAGMVTFNPSLDDLRGSVPALLKQVEALVIVDNGSKNVDKVADFVAAYPQVTLLRNGKNLGVALALNRIFEWAEKAGFDWVLTLDDDSEIPDGMIDGYRRCLKDQDDAAAMGVGASSDSADVLDSTNSGNGSKRANDSNGPSRVGIVCPLLINRKDGTVFHSKRSNDECITSGSLTNVAAWRAIGGFDDWLFIDGVDFDFSRRLVAAGYPIVECKAVVMPHQIGESRTVNLGFKHPIAWNHAPFRWYYIERNALYIDKKLGVYSWFHAVARIVGDALIVLLFERDKAKKIGAMLRGWRAGKRKIRGMNASKDAKRER; translated from the coding sequence ATGCGTATAGCAGCGGGGATGGTGACGTTTAACCCCTCTTTGGACGATTTGCGAGGGAGCGTGCCTGCGCTGCTGAAGCAGGTTGAGGCGCTCGTTATCGTCGACAACGGGTCGAAAAATGTGGATAAGGTGGCTGATTTTGTGGCTGCGTATCCGCAGGTCACGCTGCTGCGTAACGGGAAGAATCTTGGCGTTGCCTTGGCACTGAATCGCATTTTTGAATGGGCCGAAAAGGCTGGGTTCGATTGGGTGCTCACGCTGGATGATGATTCCGAGATTCCTGATGGGATGATTGACGGGTATCGACGTTGTTTGAAGGATCAGGACGACGCGGCTGCTATGGGGGTTGGTGCGTCGAGTGATTCTGCTGATGTCTTAGATTCGACGAATTCCGGGAATGGCTCTAAGCGTGCCAATGATTCCAATGGTCCATCTCGGGTCGGCATCGTTTGCCCGCTGCTGATTAACCGCAAGGACGGCACGGTTTTCCATAGCAAGCGCTCGAACGATGAATGTATTACGTCAGGCAGCCTGACCAATGTCGCTGCGTGGCGGGCGATCGGCGGGTTTGACGATTGGCTCTTTATCGACGGGGTGGATTTCGATTTTTCGCGTCGGCTCGTGGCTGCGGGATATCCGATTGTCGAGTGCAAAGCCGTGGTGATGCCGCATCAAATCGGCGAAAGCCGGACGGTTAATCTTGGCTTCAAACATCCGATTGCTTGGAATCATGCGCCGTTCCGCTGGTACTATATCGAGCGCAACGCCCTGTATATCGACAAAAAACTCGGTGTATATTCGTGGTTTCATGCGGTGGCCCGCATCGTCGGCGACGCGCTCATCGTCTTGCTTTTCGAACGTGATAAGGCTAAGAAGATTGGCGCGATGCTGCGAGGCTGGCGTGCCGGCAAGCGTAAGATTCGCGGGATGAACGCCTCGAAAGACGCCAAAAGGGAACGTTGA
- a CDS encoding DUF2142 domain-containing protein, translated as MNDRLKRLLKVWSAKPTVGAKRNLLIVLAFVVVCAVEGAMFIQTTGPLSIPDTDLHANSIYAVVTGQEFSPVQGHKDPYGNQVRIQHITGDSRYLFRTGMHNGMVSDLLEEFHQEASRQSGRHPHSSFLSYFLYDKHRVVQESTDRQHALTVTIPVKTLTNRSNQYFPIVYAPQAFGVWIGMKIGLSPFANWQLGRITNFLLFLALYALAIVILPRGKAFLAVLGVLPMTVFMASSLMADAFFISVATLFVALLLKCAESGRRMGNGTLAGLIALTALLVFCKGVYVALALLVMVLPKKVLSTKRKIVFVVVSMLVSLPIYGVWSAMFSSTFPNVNVAKNVAYAGKRPVKIVAMVLYSTLSALWQNAPKYSFDVAAFVVLIVAWLGYIVYNRRVFKTKKNESWIAIYRYALTSLVILVLILLAIYAIEAMIWNRLYYMGWNDYLMGMEERYFFPLLPLLLTIGYTDKAARADLDYRQ; from the coding sequence TTGAATGATCGGCTGAAGCGATTGCTGAAGGTGTGGTCAGCGAAACCAACTGTCGGCGCGAAACGAAATCTGCTGATTGTGCTTGCGTTTGTAGTGGTTTGCGCCGTCGAAGGCGCCATGTTCATCCAGACGACGGGGCCTTTGAGCATTCCCGATACTGATCTTCACGCCAATTCGATTTACGCCGTCGTGACCGGTCAGGAGTTCAGCCCGGTTCAGGGTCACAAAGACCCATATGGCAACCAGGTCAGGATACAGCACATCACCGGAGACTCGCGCTATCTGTTTCGTACCGGCATGCACAACGGCATGGTATCCGATTTGCTTGAGGAATTTCACCAGGAGGCTTCTCGCCAAAGCGGCAGGCATCCCCATTCTTCGTTCCTGTCATATTTTCTGTATGACAAACATCGTGTGGTTCAGGAATCAACGGATCGGCAGCATGCTCTCACCGTCACGATTCCTGTTAAAACTCTGACCAACCGTTCCAATCAGTATTTCCCGATTGTCTACGCGCCTCAGGCTTTTGGCGTCTGGATTGGTATGAAAATAGGGCTTTCGCCGTTTGCCAACTGGCAGCTGGGCCGAATTACCAATTTCCTGCTGTTCCTGGCGTTGTATGCGTTGGCGATTGTGATATTGCCTCGGGGCAAGGCGTTTCTTGCGGTCCTCGGTGTTCTGCCAATGACGGTCTTCATGGCTTCGAGTCTGATGGCCGATGCATTTTTCATAAGCGTGGCCACATTATTCGTCGCCCTTTTGTTGAAATGTGCGGAGTCGGGCAGGCGAATGGGCAATGGCACATTGGCCGGTCTGATTGCCCTTACCGCATTGCTGGTATTTTGCAAGGGCGTGTATGTCGCGCTCGCGTTGCTGGTGATGGTCTTGCCGAAAAAGGTGTTGTCCACCAAACGCAAGATCGTGTTCGTTGTTGTTTCGATGCTAGTGTCCCTACCCATTTATGGGGTCTGGAGCGCTATGTTCAGCAGCACGTTCCCCAATGTGAATGTTGCCAAAAATGTAGCGTATGCGGGCAAAAGGCCTGTGAAGATAGTGGCCATGGTGCTTTATAGCACTCTTTCCGCGCTTTGGCAGAATGCGCCCAAGTACTCGTTTGATGTCGCGGCTTTCGTCGTTTTAATCGTTGCGTGGCTTGGCTATATCGTTTACAACCGTCGTGTATTTAAAACGAAGAAAAATGAATCTTGGATTGCGATTTATCGCTACGCGTTAACTTCACTTGTCATACTCGTGCTCATTCTTCTCGCGATTTATGCCATCGAAGCGATGATATGGAACAGACTGTATTATATGGGGTGGAACGATTATTTGATGGGTATGGAGGAACGGTATTTCTTCCCACTCTTGCCTCTTCTACTTACTATTGGATATACAGATAAGGCGGCAAGAGCCGATTTGGATTATCGTCAATAA
- a CDS encoding glycosyltransferase family 2 protein yields MSRQGKSTNLDNDSGNDSSNLNDDPKVAISLKPSPLLALVIPCYNEEAALKETSKVVRSKLAALKKDHAIDASSFVILVDDGSTDKTWQEISALHDEEPELFHGVKFSHNRGHQNALYAGLMQARALKADAAVSMDADLQDDPNAIDAMVEEYRKGAEIVYGVRDNRDTDTVFKRSSAHAFYRLMHWMGTETIPDHADYRLMSRAALDALSEYTEVNLFLRGIVPSLGFKTAKVYYKRSERVAGESKYPLRKMVSFAIDGVTSFSVKPLSAITAIGAISVVFGIIMLIYTIASLCAGHAQAGWASIMCSLWIIGGLILTALGIVGEYIGRIYLEVKQRPRYIIEKTI; encoded by the coding sequence ATGAGCAGACAAGGGAAATCCACGAACCTCGACAATGACTCGGGCAACGATTCATCCAATTTGAACGATGATCCGAAAGTCGCTATCTCGCTGAAGCCTTCGCCGCTTCTGGCGTTGGTCATTCCCTGCTACAACGAGGAAGCCGCTCTCAAAGAGACTTCAAAAGTAGTCCGCAGCAAACTTGCAGCGCTGAAAAAAGACCATGCAATCGACGCCAGCAGCTTTGTCATCCTCGTCGACGACGGTTCCACCGACAAAACATGGCAGGAGATTTCCGCGCTCCACGACGAGGAACCGGAACTCTTCCACGGAGTGAAGTTCTCCCATAACCGCGGGCATCAGAATGCTTTGTACGCTGGGCTCATGCAGGCCCGGGCATTGAAAGCAGACGCCGCGGTTTCCATGGACGCCGACCTGCAGGACGACCCCAACGCCATCGATGCCATGGTCGAAGAATACCGGAAAGGTGCCGAAATCGTTTACGGCGTGCGCGACAACCGAGACACCGATACCGTCTTCAAACGCAGCTCCGCACATGCTTTTTATCGCCTCATGCACTGGATGGGTACCGAGACCATTCCCGACCATGCGGATTACCGGCTGATGAGCCGCGCAGCCCTTGATGCCTTGTCAGAGTATACCGAAGTCAATCTTTTCCTGCGCGGCATTGTGCCTTCGCTTGGTTTCAAAACAGCCAAGGTCTATTACAAGCGTTCCGAGCGCGTCGCCGGCGAATCAAAATACCCGTTGCGCAAGATGGTCTCGTTCGCCATCGACGGCGTCACCTCGTTTTCCGTCAAGCCGCTCAGCGCCATCACGGCCATCGGTGCGATATCTGTCGTCTTCGGCATCATCATGCTGATCTACACCATCGCGTCCCTGTGCGCCGGCCATGCCCAGGCAGGCTGGGCCTCGATCATGTGCTCGCTGTGGATCATCGGCGGCCTCATCCTCACCGCGCTTGGCATCGTCGGCGAATACATCGGCCGCATCTATCTGGAAGTCAAGCAGCGCCCGCGTTACATCATCGAGAAAACAATCTAA
- a CDS encoding DUF6056 family protein produces MNRAQLMKVLHKDKFRTGAALFVCWLTTFAISFLVLRAPGDDAKYARELRRMNGIQWVIMRYKTWSGRVFSEISAAFTVPFPQTVWRFFNALFLTLLVYSIARIAFHRVRASSVLFVYAAYWLLAPTILLNSSFWLAGAVVYLWPASLAVFSGILLSDAVRGQNTKYKFLYVIAAFLASMGVEQVGPCVVAFSLITLIYLYVKQHKVNVGVAANACASIVGLVIELVCPGSRLRSVSETKHWYPNFDQLSVMTKIHKGVVWQYGEVANYLFGLIAFTTVAAVVSIIAYQHNEHAASAQDDSSLNEQRTLQPLDYGLMGVIVGQLILLVAEPKMQLWTSLFIFKVHSPGEPVADWLFPYIFWTVFIVCLVALLMRFLEQKYVVLFLALASLCAGMVMYFSPTIYATGARSMYVSAVLIIIILAMIQSKFRNKVIYIAVFIPAVLNIISFVTRIMRVGYQLYIFG; encoded by the coding sequence TTGAACCGAGCACAACTGATGAAAGTCCTGCATAAGGATAAGTTCCGGACAGGTGCTGCGTTATTTGTTTGCTGGCTGACGACTTTTGCGATTTCCTTCCTTGTGCTTCGAGCCCCTGGTGACGATGCGAAATATGCTCGCGAGCTGCGGCGGATGAATGGCATCCAATGGGTGATCATGCGTTACAAGACTTGGTCCGGGCGCGTGTTCTCCGAAATTTCGGCCGCTTTCACCGTTCCGTTCCCGCAGACCGTCTGGCGCTTTTTCAATGCCCTGTTCCTTACCTTGTTGGTTTATAGCATCGCTCGGATTGCCTTCCACAGGGTTCGGGCGAGTTCCGTTCTATTTGTCTATGCGGCATACTGGCTTCTGGCGCCGACGATATTGCTGAATTCAAGTTTTTGGCTTGCCGGTGCGGTCGTCTATTTGTGGCCTGCTTCTTTGGCGGTTTTCAGTGGTATTCTTTTGTCCGATGCGGTGCGCGGGCAGAACACCAAATACAAATTCCTTTATGTGATCGCCGCATTTTTGGCTTCGATGGGTGTCGAGCAGGTTGGCCCTTGTGTTGTCGCTTTTTCGCTCATTACGTTGATTTACCTCTATGTCAAGCAGCATAAAGTCAACGTCGGGGTCGCTGCGAATGCCTGCGCTTCGATTGTCGGATTGGTTATTGAACTCGTCTGCCCCGGTTCCAGGCTGAGGTCTGTCAGCGAAACCAAGCATTGGTATCCTAATTTCGATCAGCTTTCTGTGATGACGAAAATCCATAAGGGCGTTGTCTGGCAATATGGCGAGGTCGCCAACTACTTGTTCGGCCTTATCGCTTTTACGACTGTTGCGGCAGTCGTTTCGATCATTGCTTACCAGCACAATGAGCATGCTGCTTCTGCGCAGGATGATTCCTCGTTGAACGAGCAGCGTACGTTGCAGCCGCTTGACTATGGGCTGATGGGAGTTATCGTCGGGCAGCTCATCCTGCTGGTCGCCGAACCCAAGATGCAGCTTTGGACGTCTCTCTTCATATTCAAGGTTCACAGCCCGGGAGAGCCTGTGGCCGACTGGCTGTTCCCGTACATATTCTGGACTGTTTTCATAGTCTGCCTTGTGGCGCTGCTGATGAGATTCCTTGAACAGAAGTATGTGGTTCTCTTCTTGGCATTGGCGTCACTCTGCGCCGGCATGGTTATGTACTTCTCGCCGACGATTTATGCGACCGGCGCGCGCAGCATGTACGTTTCAGCGGTATTGATCATCATTATATTGGCAATGATTCAGAGCAAGTTCAGGAATAAGGTTATCTATATCGCTGTCTTCATTCCCGCTGTTCTCAATATAATCAGCTTCGTCACGAGGATTATGAGGGTCGGATACCAGCTCTATATCTTCGGCTAG